CCTTTTATATGCCTTTGTCTGCCATAGGTCCCATGACTCTCATCTCATTATCCTCCTTCATTGATCATTCAAGTAGCCAACAATTTGTTTCATATctttttatctatatatattcatGGTTGAAAGCACTTAGGACCAACACAAATCCTTCAAGGCATTGGAAATTCAAAGCGTGCATCTTATATACACATCTTTTTAAAACCAGTCTCTTCTTAACACATACAATACAACAATGGGTTTTCGTTTACCAGGTATCAGAAAGGCATCATTTGCTGTAAACCAATCCTCTGCAAAAGCTGTGGACGTGCCAAAGGGCTATCTTGCAGTTTATgttggagagaaaatgaagaggtTTGTGATCCCCATATCATACTTGAGACAACCTTCATTCCAAGACTTGCTGATTCAAGCTGAGGAACAATTTGGATATGACCATCCAATGGGTGGTCTCACAATTCCTTGCGATGAAGACATGTTCTTAGATATCACTTCTCGCTTAAATAGGTGATAACCCTTTGGGGAGAAGATCCTGACTTAGATTATTTGAGATAGTTTTGTACAGCAGAcacttctttttcattttaatctgcCTTTGTAAGCAGAGAAAGGCCATTGGATTGAAATAGTTATGGACAGAGAGAATGTAACATGTTTTAATTGATATTGTAAACTTTTGTGCCAAAATATAACTCAAGAGACTGAATAGTCTTCCATTTGCTCTTCAAAGTTATTTTCCTTTGCGTTGCTTCCCTTAATGGACTGTGGTGAGAAATTTATATAACCACTTTGGTGGTACAACTAGATCCACTAGTAGTTTCTCTTTGTTGTGCCCCCTGCAATGCATATGCTGGTTACATATATCCTTCACTGATTTGATGATGTCCAATATAGATTATTAGATTTTTGCATAAAAGTAGATTTCCCTAATGTTCCAGAACACCATACTTCTTATTGATACTAATTATTTGATGATATGATCTGCTTGTCTGATTATTGTTTGTGAAATTTAGTTAAACCAGCTTGAGTTATCCTCTCATGTACAAAATTGACAATAAATCTGAGAGGAGCAAGTGGAACTGTATTTGATGATTTGCAAAGTATTTTTCTTTAGGACCTTTTAATCATTCTCCTATTCCTGAACTCTTGAAGAGTGAATGTTACCTATCTTTTACTTCCAAACTTGATTGTCTATTCTGCTTTTGGATAAAAAACAGTTTGATTGGAATGTTAACTAGCCTTTAATGTAAATAGTTAGCTTATGAACATCCTTTTCCTCCTTTAATGGATGATTaggattcaattttttttcttccacaaaagaaaaaaaaacaatatcttCAAATGATTTAAGTTTTGGACATTATTCAATCAGAGAAGGACCAGTCACTTGTCACCAGAATATAGTTTGTTGTGGCACTAAAACAGAAAACAAGCTCATGTGAAGATGTTGCTTGAATCAATTGAAATATCACCTGTGATGAGGAAACAGGGCCTCCCTCATTTATGAAACAGAATCATGCCATGGCAGAGAACAGCACTTAATTTTTGCTCAGCTATGACAGCTCCACAAATCTTTAAAGAGGGCACACATATGTAAGAGAATGGCTGTCTCAATATGACCTATTtgtaagctgttttgagcttattatCATAAGTTGTTTAGATTAAGTTATgaataagagtttatgcttaCATGTAAcatattttcagcttatttcatAAAGTTTCTCAAATTAGATTATTAATAAGCACTTATACGATATACACTTTTTCCTGCAAGCgcttaattaaataatttaccCAAACACTTCATTCCTAATAATACTATTTCAAAAGTGTGtgcataaaattaaaaaatctttTAATCCCGTCCCAAATACACTAATGATTGATACTCCTCTTTCTGCCTAGGAAGAATAATTTTAGCTCTGCCCTGGCAGTGAATCACACATTCATTTCTAGTGTTAGTCGTGTGGAATTCATGATAACAATTAAGTCTGATTTTCTTTCTTCCGTTTTTTTTAACAGAATGTAGCCTTGCTACTGTATAGGGCCTAGTTGCAGGGAAAAGTGAAAAATGTAATTGATAAACAGAAAGACTTGGTAGCTGAGTTCATTGTAATTCAGACGGTAAGTTTTTCCCATGAAAAGGGTAATTTTTACAAGTTAAGAAGATGCCTATTGTACAAAATTTCTCTCCTAATCTATGTCAATAAGCTATAGTGAGAGATTTAGTATTAGTTCCCATGCAAGCAAGAAATTACATGTTGGAAAACATCTTCTCTGCAAGGAATTGTGAGGCCACCCATGGGATGATCATATCCAAACTCTTCCTCAGCTTGATTTAGTAAGTCTTGAAATAAAGGTTGGTTCAAGTAGGATATTGGGACTACACACCGCTTCTGTTTCTCTCCAACATACACTGCAAGATAGCCCTTTGGTACTTCAAAAGATTTTGAAGCTGCTTTGCTAGCCGTGAATGATGCCCGTCGAATAGCTTGTAAATGGAAACCCATGTTCTGTGCTTGTTTGAAGGAAGAAGAGCAAAGCAAAGATCTCAGATTCAAGCAGATATTGAATCTAAATACTTGAGGATCCAATGATTTGTGTTGTTTGTGAAAGAAAGATGTGTATTTATAG
This portion of the Lotus japonicus ecotype B-129 chromosome 3, LjGifu_v1.2 genome encodes:
- the LOC130747562 gene encoding auxin-induced protein 15A-like, whose amino-acid sequence is MGFHLQAIRRASFTASKAASKSFEVPKGYLAVYVGEKQKRCVVPISYLNQPLFQDLLNQAEEEFGYDHPMGGLTIPCREDVFQHVISCLHGN